The Podospora pseudopauciseta strain CBS 411.78 chromosome 2 map unlocalized CBS411.78m_2, whole genome shotgun sequence genome has a window encoding:
- a CDS encoding uncharacterized protein (COG:C; EggNog:ENOG503NWGM), which produces MSNQHHHLTPDGQAVSAPRAEYGVTLPDPPAVEEPPSSQPTSDHSGRGGAGGGGNASMAGEQLTLAERWALDASDSQFNALAGAVGGFMSGVVTCPLDVIKTKLQAQGGILAMQKNSPHTGHQRVVYKGLFGTANIIWREEGIRGMYRGLGPIIMGYLPTWAVWFTVYNKSKIYLSQYHDRPFVVNFWSSIIAGASSTIATNPIWVIKTRLMSQTTGHDRTRFSLYPKGSNTPTSRPTLHQPWHYRSTLDAARKMYTTEGILSFYSGLTPALLGLTHVAVQFPVYEYLKTKFTGTSMGAAPVAGQEDKSHWFGILSASILSKIMASSATYPHEVIRTRLQTQRRPMPGHEYMQGLGMTEPSASGQNKPAVSNGPRYRGIVTTFRTILREEGWMAFYAGMGTNMMRAVPAATVTMLTYEYAMRRMNGLRERGRQKLEGGGSVERREILDS; this is translated from the exons ATGTccaaccaacatcaccacctcacACCCGACGGACAAGCCGTATCTGCGCCTCGAGCGGAATATGGAGTAACGCTTCCGGACCCGCCCGCCGTCGAAGAGCCGCCCTCTTCGCAGCCGACGAGCGACCATTCGGGAAGAGGCGGGGCAGGCGGAGGGGGCAACGCCAGCATGGCGGGGGAACAGCTCACGCTTGCGGAGCGCTGGGCACTCGACGCCTCGGACTCGCAGTTCAATGCGCTGGCGGGCGCGGTGGGAGGGTTCATGTCTGGAGTCGTGACTTGCCCGCTGGATGTTATCAAGACGAAGCTGCAGGCTCAGGGAGGAATATTGGCGATGCAAAAGAACAGCCCGCATACCGGACACCAGAGAGTAGTCTACAAGGGCCTGTTTGGCACGGCTAACATTAtctggagggaggagggaatcAGGGGGATGTACAGGGGCTTGGGACCGATCATTATGGGGTATCTGCCAACATGGGCGGTATGGTTTACGGTTTACAACAAGAGCAAGATTTATTTGTCACAATATCATG ACAGACCATTTGTCGTCAACTTCTGGTCATCCATCATAGCAGGAGCCAGCAGCACGATTGCTACGAACCCAATCTGGGTGATCAAGACACGACTAATGTCACAGACGACTGGCCATGACCGGACACGATTTTCGCTGTATCCTAAGGGGAGCAACACGCCAACTTCGCGCCCTACGCTCCATCAGCCATGGCACTACCGATCGACACTTGACGCTGCGCGCAAGATGTACACCACAGAGGGTATTCTCTCGTTTTATTCCGGCCTCACTCCCGCCCTTCTCGGTCTCACCCACGTAGCGGTCCAATTCCCCGTGTACGAATATTTGAAGACCAAATTTACTGGCACGTCCATGGGTGCTGCCCCAGTAGCCGGCCAGGAAGACAAATCGCACTGGTTCGGGATCTTGTCGGCGTCGATTCTGAGCAAGATCATGGCCAGCAGCGCTACCTATCCCCACGAGGTCATCCGAACAAGATTGCAGACTCAGCGAAGACCCATGCCGGGGCATGAATACATGCAGGGCCTCGGAATGACTGAGCCATCTGCTTCCGGTCAGAACAAGCCAGCGGTTAGCAACGGTCCGAGATATAGGGGCATCGTGACCACTTTCCGCACTATTctgagggaggagggttggATGGCTTTCTACGCGGGCATGGGGACCAACATGATGAGGGCTGTCCCGGCGGCCACGGTTACGATGCTTACGTATGAGTATGCGATGAGGCGGATGAACGGGctgagggagagagggaggcagaagctggagggtggtggcagcgtggagaggagagagattTTGGATTCATAA
- the QCR7 gene encoding Cytochrome b-c1 complex subunit 7, mitochondrial (EggNog:ENOG503P446; COG:C; BUSCO:EOG09265G9U): protein MTAPSLASYVTKRPWLSKLLKPVAGWYSNAALYRQMGLKADDLISEENADVLKALGRLTPKESYDRIYRIRRATQLSLQQKILPKNEWTKPEEDVQYLSPILEAIEAEAKEKQALDTLVPSKAGH, encoded by the exons ATGACGGCCCCATCGCTCGCCAGCTATGTCACCAAGCGCCCCTGGCTCTCCAAGCTCCTGAAGCCCGTTGCCGGCTGGTACAGCAATGCTGCCCTCTACCGTCAAATGGGTCTCAA GGCCGATGATTTGATCTCCGAAGAAAACGCCGACGTCCTCAAGGCCCTCGGCCGCCTCACCCCCAAGGAGTCCTACGACCGCATCTACCGCATCCGCCGCGCCACCCAGCTCTCCCTCCAGCAAAAGATCCTACCCAAGAACGAGTGGACCAAGCCCGAGGAGGACGTCCAATACCTTTCCCCCATCCTCGAGGCcatcgaggccgaggcaAAGGAGAAGCAGGCTCTCGACACTCTTGTCCCCTCCAAGGCCGGCCACTAA
- a CDS encoding uncharacterized protein (COG:I; CAZy:GT62; EggNog:ENOG503NV2N), whose protein sequence is MLLPKGGVSWKAARASLPPTRAIWVLLTRTRFLLLLAITGTIILLWRGISSSAPQMKSFYCWGPNKPPSEMSQNEQAAWNAHHHTPVIFNHHAPLVVNESTIDHVDLNPIKSTIKAVQNEERVLILTPLKDAAPYLSKYFELLAELTYPHNLIDLGFLVGDSTDDTLAVLSAELNRLQKRPDKFRSAMIVEKDFGFKLSQSVEERHSFEAQGPRRKAMGKARNYLLTTALKPEHSWVYWRDVDIVDSPEKILEDFIAHDRDILVPNIWFHRYENGKDIEGRFDYNSWVESDKGRALTKKLSKDIVLAEGYKQYDTGRTYMARMGDWRNNKDEEIELDGIGGVNILVKADVHRSGINFPCYAFENQAETEGFAKMAKAAGYGVYGLPNYVVWHIDTEEKGGNV, encoded by the exons ATGCTTCTTCCCAAAGGCGGCGTCAGCTGGAAGGCTGCGAGAGCGAGTCTTCCCCCAACGCGGGCGATATGGGTGCTGTTGACCAGAACCCGCTTCCTTCTACTTCTTGCTATCACTGGCACAATAATATTATTATGGCGCGGCATCAGCTCGTCCGCTCCTCAGATGAAGAG CTTCTACTGCTGGGGCCCGAACAAACCACCTTCCGAGATGTCACAGAACGAACAAGCAGCATGGAACGCCCACCATCACACGCCAGTAATCTTTAATCACCACGCGCCCCTGGTTGTCAACGAGTCCACCATCGACCACGTCGACCTGAACCCCATCAAGTCCACCATCAAGGCTGTCCAGAACGAAGAACGAGTTCTCATTCTCACTCCTCTCAAGGATGCCGCCCCCTACCTCTCCAAGTATTTCGAGCTTCTTGCCGAGCTTACATACCCCCACAATTTGATCGATCTTGGCTTCCTCGTTGGTGACTCTACCGATGATACCCTCGCTGTCTTGTCTGCCGAGCTCAACCGTCTCCAGAAGCGCCCCGACAAGTTCCGGAGCGCCATGATTGTCGAGAAGGACTTTGGATTCAAGCTGAGCCAGAGTGTCGAGGAGCGTCATTCCTTCGAGGCCCAGGGACCCCGGCGCAAGGCCATGGGCAAGGCCCGCAACTACCTCTTGACCACGGCGCTCAAGCCTGAGCATTCGTGGGTGTACTGGAGGGATGTAGATATCGTGGACAGCCCCGAGAAGATTCTCGAGGACTTTATTGCCCACGATCGGGACATTCTCGTTCCCA ACATTTGGTTTCACCGCTACGAGAATGGCAAGGATATTGAAGGAAGAT TTGACTACAACTCATGGGTCGAATCCGACAAGGGCCGCGCGCTTACCAAGAAGCTGTCTAAGGATATTGTTCTGGCTGAGG GTTACAAGCAATACGATACCGGCCGTACTTACATGGCTAGAATGGGTGACTGGCGCAACAACAAGGACGAGGAGATCGAACTTGACGGTATTGGTGGTGTGAACATCTTGGTCAAGGCCGACGTTCACAGATCGGGCATCAATTTCCCATGTTACGCATTTGAGAACCAAGCCGAGACAGAAGGGTTCGCCAAGATGGCCAAGGCGGCTGGCTATGGTGTTTACGGCCTTCCCAACTACGTCGTCTGGCATATCGACACCGAAGAGAAGGGCGGTAACGTATAA
- the MAG1 gene encoding 3-methyladenine DNA glycosylase (EggNog:ENOG503NXJZ; COG:L; BUSCO:EOG09264X9R), which produces MLIRSHRLHYSKVISVNTTAVGLVKPSWCSFFHKFLSGSQPTSLIPPFLSTTTVNTASGSSMETRRSARLGAIYESAKITEPVPAPAPTKFRKRKAVEEDDNEQDTTPSTPRRPRAAPKPDLDQAPPATPTPNAVSLIAEPVNTISKPKPAAVNRLADPNRTNALLLSPQTSRLISSTTGASVQPPTSPSAIPLEGIKTTPSTTTTTNLLEEACAHLIKVDPRMKPLIEKHHCHIFSPEGLSEKIDPFESLASGIISQQVSGAAAKAIKNRFISLFYPGNDNTTTTHEKKKFPTPADVIGKSIETLRTAGLSQRKAEYLLGLAQKFVSGELTAQMLADAPYEEVLEKLIAVRGLGRWSVEMFACFGLKRMDVFSTGDLGVQRGMAAFVGRDVGKLKAKGGGNKWKYMSEREMEEIAEGFRPYRSLFMWYMWRVEETDISTME; this is translated from the exons ATGCTCATTCGCTCCCATCGACTTCACTATTCGAAAGTTATCTCGGTCAATACTACTGCAGTTGGTTTGGTAAAACCTTCATGGTGTTCCTTCTTTCACAAGTTCTTGTCAGGATCTCAGCCTACGTCATTGATCCCACCTTTCTTGTCGACAACAACCGTCAATACAGCTTCAGGCAGCAGCATGGAAACAAGAAGGTCGGCTCGCCTCGGTGCCATCTACGAGTCTGCCAAAATCACCGAGCCAGtacctgctcctgctccaacCAAATTCCGCAAGAGAAAAGCCGTCGAAGAGGACGACAATGAGCAAgacaccaccccatcaaccccccgTCGACCTCGTGCTGCCCCCAAGCCCGACCTCGaccaagcaccaccagcaacaccaacccccaatgCAGTCTCCCTCATAGCCGAACCGGTCAACACAATCTCCAAGCCCAAACCCGCTGCGGTAAACCGCCTCGCAGACCCCAACCGCACCAACGCCCTCCTCCTATCCCCTCAAACATCCCggctcatctcctccaccaccggcgcctCAGTCCAACCCCCTACTTCTCCCTCCGCCATCCCGCTAGAAGgcatcaaaaccaccccctccaccacaaccaccaccaaccttcTAGAAGAAGCCTGCGCCCACCTCATCAAAGTCGATCCCAGAATGAAGCCCCTGATCGAGAAACACCACTGCCACATCTTTTCCCCTGAGGGTCTATCCGAGAAAATCGACCCGTTTGAGTCTTTGGCGTCAGGTATCATCTCCCAGCAAGTCTCTGGGGCGGCGGCAAAGGCCATCAAGAACAGATTTATCTCTCTTTTCTACCCAGGCaatgacaacaccaccaccacccatgaGAAAAAGAAGTTCCCCACCCCGGCGGACGTCATAGGAAAGAGTATCGAAACCCTTCGCACGGCGGGGCTGTCACAGAGGAAAGCGGAGTATCTCCTTGGGCTGGCTCAGAAGTTTGTCTCTGGGGAGCTGACGGCGCAGATGCTGGCTGATGCGCCTTATGAGGAGGTTCTGGAGAAGTTGATTGCAGTgagggggctggggaggtggtcgGTGGAGATGTTTGCTTGCTTTgggttgaagaggatggaTGTGTTTAGTACtggggatttgggggtgCAGAGGGGGATGGCCGCCTTTGTGGGGAGGGATGTGGGCAAGTTGAAGGCGAAGGGCGGGGGGAATAAGTGGAAGTATATGAgcgagagggagatggaggagattgcgGAGGGGTTTAGGCCTTATCGGAGTTTGTTTATGTG GTATATGTGGAGGGTTGAGGAGACGGATATCAGTACGATGGAGTGA